The Pseudofrankia inefficax genome window below encodes:
- the hemB gene encoding porphobilinogen synthase → MTTGGRPAGGPAAGFPLARPRRLRRTPALRRLVSDVRLHPADLILPAFVKEGVSEPVPVSSMPGVVQHTRDSLRKAAAEAAEAGVGGIILFGVPAEKDARGSAADDPDGIVQLAIADLVSEVGGSMVVMADLCLDEYTDHGHCGLLTETGDVDNDATLERYASIAVAQARAGVEVVAPSGMMDGQVGAIRAALDGAGYPDLPILAYSAKYASAFYGPFREAAECAPQFGDRAGYQQDPARSAAEALREVALDLAEGADAVMVKPALAYLDVLRAVADAVDVPVAAYQVSGEYAMVEAAAANGWVDRDRIINETLTAIHRAGADLILTYWATEVAQKLRRA, encoded by the coding sequence GTGACCACCGGGGGCCGGCCGGCGGGCGGTCCGGCCGCGGGCTTCCCGCTGGCCCGGCCGCGCCGGCTGCGCCGCACGCCGGCGCTGCGCCGGCTGGTCTCCGACGTGCGGCTGCATCCGGCGGACCTGATCCTCCCGGCCTTCGTCAAGGAGGGCGTCAGCGAGCCGGTCCCCGTCAGTTCGATGCCCGGCGTCGTCCAGCACACCAGGGACTCGCTGCGCAAGGCGGCCGCCGAGGCCGCCGAGGCGGGCGTCGGCGGGATCATCCTGTTCGGCGTGCCGGCGGAGAAGGACGCTCGTGGCTCGGCAGCCGACGACCCGGACGGGATCGTGCAGCTGGCGATCGCGGACCTCGTGTCCGAGGTCGGCGGGTCGATGGTCGTGATGGCCGACCTCTGCCTGGACGAGTACACCGACCACGGCCACTGCGGCCTGCTCACCGAGACCGGCGACGTCGACAACGACGCGACGCTGGAGCGGTACGCCTCGATCGCGGTGGCGCAGGCGCGTGCCGGCGTCGAGGTGGTCGCGCCGAGCGGGATGATGGACGGCCAGGTCGGCGCGATCCGGGCGGCGCTGGACGGCGCCGGGTACCCGGACCTGCCGATCCTGGCCTACTCGGCCAAGTACGCGTCCGCCTTCTACGGCCCGTTCCGGGAGGCCGCCGAGTGCGCGCCGCAGTTCGGCGACCGGGCCGGCTACCAGCAGGACCCGGCCCGCTCGGCCGCCGAGGCATTGCGCGAGGTCGCCCTCGACCTGGCCGAGGGCGCGGACGCCGTGATGGTCAAGCCGGCGCTCGCGTACCTGGACGTCCTGCGGGCCGTCGCCGACGCCGTGGACGTGCCGGTCGCGGCCTACCAGGTCTCCGGTGAGTACGCGATGGTCGAGGCCGCCGCGGCCAACGGCTGGGTCGACCGGGACCGGATCATCAACGAGACGCTGACCGCGATTCACCGGGCCGGCGCCGACCTGATCCTCACCTACTGGGCCACCGAGGTCGCGCAGAAGCTGCGCCGCGCCTGA